A single uncultured Methanobrevibacter sp. DNA region contains:
- a CDS encoding cobalt-precorrin 5A hydrolase, protein MKIAIISVSNKGLELALTLKEKLDKDSTVIKCDLFHKNVKKYIKIAFFEYDAIIAIMASGILIRSVAPYIESKVSDPAVLNIDDNGNFVISTLSGHLGGANALADKIADLIDATPVITTSTDVNRKLGIDVLAKDLYLSIDDTKEILYFNKAILENEKITFTLNPEKDYVYLKDYLSKNTLEIHVSFNYSSNVNTDEIHVELDKHKIVLKEKKLVAGLGCKRGKKCSDIYNGLKKSINYLNIDISRINMLSSAEIKKDEKGMIDLSKKLSIPINFVELDKLKLFESRDIQKSEFVKSKFGIYGVCEPSALITAGFDSKLIYKKTSYNGVTIAIACEK, encoded by the coding sequence ATGAAAATAGCCATTATATCTGTTTCAAACAAAGGTCTAGAGTTAGCATTGACATTAAAAGAGAAATTGGATAAAGATTCAACTGTAATTAAATGTGATTTATTCCATAAAAATGTTAAAAAATATATTAAAATAGCATTTTTTGAATATGATGCTATAATTGCCATTATGGCTTCAGGAATCTTAATCAGGTCAGTTGCACCATACATTGAATCAAAAGTCAGTGATCCTGCAGTATTAAACATTGATGACAATGGTAATTTTGTAATATCAACACTGTCCGGACATTTGGGAGGAGCAAATGCACTGGCTGATAAAATAGCAGATCTTATTGATGCAACACCTGTAATTACTACTTCAACTGATGTTAACAGAAAGCTGGGAATAGATGTTTTGGCAAAAGATCTTTATCTTTCAATTGATGATACAAAAGAAATTTTATATTTTAACAAGGCAATTCTTGAAAATGAAAAAATCACATTTACATTAAATCCTGAAAAAGATTATGTTTATTTAAAGGATTATCTGTCAAAAAATACACTTGAAATACATGTTTCATTCAATTATTCTTCAAATGTTAATACAGATGAAATTCATGTCGAATTGGATAAACATAAAATTGTTTTAAAGGAAAAAAAACTTGTTGCAGGACTGGGCTGCAAACGTGGAAAGAAGTGCAGTGACATTTATAATGGGCTTAAAAAATCAATAAATTATTTAAATATTGATATTTCACGCATTAACATGTTATCCTCAGCAGAAATTAAAAAGGATGAGAAAGGTATGATTGATTTATCAAAAAAATTATCAATTCCTATTAATTTTGTTGAATTGGATAAACTGAAACTGTTTGAATCAAGAGACATTCAAAAGTCAGAATTCGTCAAATCAAAATTCGGAATTTATGGTGTCTGCGAGCCGTCAGCATTGATAACAGCAGGTTTTGATTCAAAATTAATTTATAAAAAAACTTCATACAATGGCGTTACAATAGCAATTGCCTGTGAAAAATAG
- a CDS encoding orc1/cdc6 family replication initiation protein has translation MSNVFEDLEKDMSNSDYANIFKDKLPLDHRYLPEKLVHREDQIRQIAKYWVDVLNNVTPSNVTLYGKTGTGKTAASKFAREQLIEIASKKNIFVKVEYIRCTDYNTEYQVLARLCNKLGRDVPNRGWTKGEVVNTFRDIFKTNAFGKKLQLIVILDEIDILLEKDGDGILYTLTRTDNVSVLSISNFLDFKNLIKSRVNSSLNDKEIVFPPYGANQLSDILTERAELSFNEGVLDDDVIPLCSAMAAKEEGDARYALDLLKHAGELAFDENSENVTSEHVRKAKDTIEHNKVIEIISTLPLQQQRVLEAILNLTKQDEEISSGKLYDEYKLISKKDAVTYRRIFDFINELELLGIISTNTISRGRGKGRTNIIKLQCDETLLETTLLTI, from the coding sequence ATGTCAAATGTTTTTGAAGATTTGGAGAAAGATATGAGCAATTCTGATTATGCAAATATATTTAAGGATAAGCTTCCTTTAGATCACAGATATTTGCCTGAAAAACTTGTTCACAGGGAAGATCAAATCAGACAGATTGCTAAATATTGGGTAGATGTATTAAATAATGTAACACCATCAAATGTCACTCTTTATGGAAAAACTGGTACTGGAAAAACTGCTGCATCTAAATTTGCACGTGAACAGCTTATAGAAATAGCCAGTAAGAAAAATATTTTCGTTAAAGTTGAATATATCAGATGCACTGATTACAATACAGAATATCAGGTTTTAGCCAGATTATGTAATAAGTTGGGCCGTGATGTTCCAAACCGTGGCTGGACAAAAGGTGAAGTGGTAAATACATTCAGAGATATTTTTAAAACCAATGCCTTTGGTAAAAAGTTACAGTTGATTGTTATTTTGGATGAAATAGATATTTTGCTTGAAAAAGACGGTGACGGTATTTTATACACTTTAACCAGAACTGATAATGTGTCAGTATTGTCTATAAGTAACTTTTTAGACTTTAAGAATTTAATCAAATCCAGAGTAAACAGTAGTTTAAATGATAAGGAAATTGTTTTCCCGCCTTATGGTGCTAACCAGTTATCTGATATTTTAACTGAAAGGGCTGAACTGTCATTTAATGAGGGTGTGCTTGATGATGATGTGATTCCTTTATGTTCAGCAATGGCTGCTAAGGAAGAAGGTGATGCAAGATATGCTCTTGATTTGCTTAAACATGCTGGTGAACTGGCTTTTGATGAAAATTCAGAAAATGTTACAAGCGAACATGTACGTAAAGCTAAAGATACAATAGAGCATAATAAAGTCATTGAAATTATTTCAACATTACCTCTACAGCAGCAAAGGGTTTTAGAAGCAATACTGAATTTAACCAAACAGGATGAAGAGATTTCTTCAGGTAAACTCTATGATGAATATAAATTGATTTCCAAAAAAGATGCAGTTACCTACAGAAGAATATTTGACTTTATCAATGAGCTTGAGCTATTAGGAATAATTTCTACAAACACCATTTCACGCGGACGTGGAAAAGGTAGAACTAACATTATTAAACTGCAATGCGATGAAACATTACTGGAAACAACCCTCCTTACTATTTAG
- a CDS encoding cobalamin biosynthesis protein, whose amino-acid sequence MELFLFIILGLLFSLAIDVIIGELPTKIHPVVIIGSAISFFKKIFIKIKNRLSGLLLIICTILVVNIVLYIIYLICKVNVLLLFIVFFILLSSTYSINMLLKTASDVKADLDVSIDKARKSVSYLVSRSTDELTESFIVSAVIESLTENITDSYVAPIFYYAIFAVVIMIKPVNNQLFYLLLIPMLYRMFNTMDAMLGYKTDELINIGFFPAKIDDVLNYIPSRIAGIYVVISAYLLKLDGKNSYKIMRRDARNCPSPNSGYTMATTAGALNIQLIKKDTYILGDANKNIEKEDISKAVSLSKLTIILFTLTVLILLTLIYVII is encoded by the coding sequence ATGGAATTATTTTTATTTATTATATTAGGACTGCTGTTTTCACTTGCAATAGATGTCATAATAGGTGAACTGCCTACAAAAATACATCCTGTTGTAATTATTGGTTCAGCAATATCATTTTTCAAAAAAATATTTATAAAAATAAAAAATAGATTATCAGGATTATTACTGATAATATGCACTATATTAGTTGTTAATATAGTATTATATATTATATATTTAATATGTAAAGTAAATGTGTTATTGTTGTTTATAGTATTTTTTATCTTGCTTTCATCAACATATTCGATAAATATGCTTTTAAAAACAGCTAGTGATGTTAAAGCAGATTTGGATGTTAGTATTGATAAAGCAAGAAAGTCTGTTTCATATCTGGTAAGCAGAAGCACTGATGAGCTGACTGAAAGCTTTATTGTATCTGCTGTGATTGAAAGTCTCACTGAAAACATAACAGATTCATATGTTGCTCCGATATTTTATTATGCTATATTTGCTGTTGTTATTATGATTAAACCTGTTAATAATCAGTTATTTTATTTGCTGTTAATTCCAATGCTCTATAGAATGTTCAATACAATGGATGCAATGCTTGGATATAAAACTGATGAATTGATCAATATCGGTTTTTTCCCTGCAAAAATAGATGATGTTCTCAATTATATTCCTTCAAGAATTGCAGGAATCTATGTTGTCATTTCTGCATATCTGCTTAAATTGGATGGTAAAAACAGCTATAAAATAATGAGAAGAGATGCAAGAAACTGTCCTTCACCAAATTCAGGTTATACCATGGCAACAACTGCAGGAGCTCTTAATATTCAGCTGATAAAAAAAGATACCTACATTTTAGGTGATGCCAACAAAAATATTGAAAAAGAAGATATTTCAAAGGCAGTCAGTCTGTCTAAATTAACAATTATTTTATTTACTTTAACAGTATTGATTTTATTAACATTAATCTATGTGATAATATGA
- a CDS encoding Met repressor, with protein MSDISKTTINLPKDLKKELKKIAIDEDTSLSGLILKMIEEGLANRNKSDVISDED; from the coding sequence ATGTCAGACATAAGCAAAACAACTATAAATTTACCTAAGGATTTGAAAAAAGAATTAAAAAAAATAGCTATTGATGAAGATACTTCTTTATCCGGTTTAATCTTAAAAATGATTGAAGAAGGATTAGCTAACAGAAATAAAAGTGATGTAATTTCAGATGAAGATTAA
- a CDS encoding potassium channel family protein, which produces MSIKNLLIEMKNLSELMVDLAYSAILFNSKAAAEEVIALENEVNAMNYEIKKESLVAARSYEDAEKLTALLEIAEAAESIANAAKDLADLVITGFKPHPVFKMVMEESDKSIVRVVVDDTSDLANNSLGDLLLVNRTGMRVIAIRRGTSWIYGPDKHTTILPNDTLILKGTEAGADLLEKLAAGACSLEDIPEELEDED; this is translated from the coding sequence TTGTCAATCAAAAATTTATTAATTGAAATGAAAAATCTGTCAGAACTTATGGTTGATTTAGCTTACTCAGCAATTTTATTCAACAGTAAAGCAGCAGCAGAAGAAGTTATTGCTCTAGAAAATGAAGTTAATGCAATGAATTATGAAATCAAAAAAGAGTCACTGGTGGCAGCCAGGTCTTATGAAGATGCTGAAAAATTAACAGCACTTTTAGAAATTGCAGAAGCTGCTGAAAGTATTGCAAATGCAGCTAAAGATTTGGCTGATTTAGTGATTACCGGTTTTAAACCGCACCCAGTATTCAAAATGGTCATGGAAGAATCCGACAAAAGCATAGTTAGAGTTGTAGTCGATGATACCTCCGACCTTGCAAATAACAGTTTAGGAGATTTACTGCTTGTAAATCGTACAGGAATGAGAGTTATTGCTATTAGGAGAGGAACATCCTGGATTTACGGTCCGGATAAACACACAACCATTTTACCAAATGATACATTAATTTTAAAAGGAACAGAAGCTGGAGCAGACTTATTGGAAAAATTGGCTGCAGGAGCCTGTTCTCTAGAAGATATTCCAGAAGAATTAGAAGATGAAGATTAA
- a CDS encoding UPF0147 family protein — protein MSNQIDEVCEILEYIADNNTVPRNIREAASDSSALLKDDEQDQSVRISTVLGKLDEISNDPNIPVHARTLIWEVLSKLESI, from the coding sequence ATGAGTAATCAAATTGATGAAGTATGTGAAATTCTTGAATATATCGCAGATAACAACACTGTTCCTCGTAATATCAGAGAAGCTGCTAGTGATTCTAGCGCATTATTAAAAGACGACGAACAGGATCAATCTGTAAGAATAAGTACTGTCTTAGGAAAATTAGATGAAATCAGTAATGATCCTAATATACCAGTACACGCAAGAACTTTAATTTGGGAAGTTCTATCTAAATTAGAATCTATCTAA
- a CDS encoding DUF2299 domain-containing protein, translating into MNIEEQIERWLLDEDCLREMKYDENADFHFIVEFPKENIMDVVKPKDKDCIIIACATQVAPQHLDLMRSADSKTQRDFILDLNFGLNNFLVDFELQVNQNILQQFVITEQIFEDGLTKNEFIRTLKRVFKSKLHCIWLIDKKFGSLNDIPLRSNENDMFV; encoded by the coding sequence ATGAATATTGAAGAACAAATCGAAAGATGGTTGCTCGATGAAGATTGTCTTAGAGAAATGAAATATGATGAAAATGCTGATTTTCATTTCATTGTCGAGTTTCCTAAAGAAAATATTATGGATGTTGTAAAACCAAAAGATAAAGATTGTATTATTATTGCATGTGCTACCCAGGTTGCTCCTCAGCATCTGGATTTGATGAGATCTGCCGATTCAAAAACTCAAAGAGATTTCATTTTGGATTTGAATTTTGGTCTGAATAATTTTTTAGTTGATTTTGAGCTTCAGGTAAACCAGAACATATTGCAGCAATTTGTTATCACTGAACAAATATTTGAAGATGGTCTTACAAAAAATGAATTTATCAGAACTTTGAAAAGAGTTTTCAAATCCAAATTACATTGTATCTGGTTAATTGACAAAAAATTTGGAAGTTTGAATGATATTCCTCTTCGCTCCAACGAAAATGATATGTTCGTCTAG
- a CDS encoding class II aldolase/adducin family protein: MKKYIQEIIDTGNNIYNKNLISGKSGNISSRINAASGDIIAITPTLKSLAGLKAEDIVLIDLDGNILSDGKPSSEVNMHLEIYKKRDDVNAIVHTHSPYATGFAFSDKKIKRLEGFGEIKKPYLPSIEYEKPGSSELAESASKGIGDSDVLVLKNHGVICVGENLKEAESLAVFVEESAKTQFITFMLNSVEDI; the protein is encoded by the coding sequence ATGAAAAAATATATTCAGGAAATAATTGATACTGGTAATAATATTTATAATAAAAATTTAATTTCAGGAAAATCTGGAAACATCAGTTCCAGAATTAATGCTGCCAGCGGAGACATCATTGCTATTACTCCAACATTAAAATCACTGGCAGGTTTGAAAGCGGAAGATATCGTGCTGATTGATCTTGACGGAAACATATTATCTGACGGAAAACCTTCATCTGAAGTGAATATGCATCTTGAAATATATAAAAAAAGAGATGATGTCAATGCTATAGTGCATACACATTCTCCATATGCAACAGGATTTGCTTTTTCAGATAAAAAAATCAAAAGATTAGAAGGTTTTGGAGAAATAAAAAAACCTTACCTGCCATCAATTGAATATGAAAAACCTGGAAGCAGTGAACTTGCTGAAAGTGCAAGTAAAGGAATTGGAGACAGTGATGTTTTAGTTTTAAAAAATCATGGTGTGATTTGCGTTGGTGAAAACTTAAAAGAAGCTGAATCTCTTGCAGTTTTTGTTGAAGAGTCTGCAAAAACTCAATTTATTACATTTATGTTAAATTCAGTTGAAGATATATAA
- the pyrB gene encoding aspartate carbamoyltransferase, which produces MIKIFKLKNIISIKDFEREDVDYILNEAEKLEDIAKSKEISEELKGKILGLMFFEPSTRTRMSFETAMKRLGGEGIGFENSGSSSVSKGESIADTAKMFEGYSDALVIRHELEGVSKFISDIVDVPVINAGDGAGQHPTQTLLDLYTIRKEIGEIDNLKIALIGDLKYGRTVHSLSNALGLYKNVTIYLVSPPELKMPQEVFHDINKTNVKWIETDSIEKIIDDVDVLYVTRIQKERFGDINDYLKIKGAYIIDKKMLEGKDLIVMHPLPRIDEISTDVDNTKYNKYFTQAANAVPVRMAILKTLIKNNPK; this is translated from the coding sequence TTGATTAAGATTTTTAAATTAAAAAATATTATTTCAATAAAAGATTTTGAAAGAGAAGATGTGGACTATATTCTCAATGAAGCTGAAAAATTAGAGGATATTGCAAAATCAAAAGAAATATCAGAAGAGCTTAAAGGAAAAATTCTAGGATTGATGTTTTTTGAACCTTCTACAAGAACAAGAATGTCATTTGAAACAGCTATGAAACGTTTAGGTGGAGAAGGAATCGGTTTTGAAAACAGCGGATCCAGTTCTGTTTCAAAAGGTGAAAGCATTGCAGATACTGCCAAAATGTTTGAAGGATACAGCGATGCACTGGTAATAAGACATGAACTTGAAGGAGTATCAAAATTCATATCTGACATTGTAGATGTTCCTGTAATAAATGCAGGTGACGGAGCAGGTCAGCATCCTACACAGACATTGCTTGATTTGTATACAATCAGAAAAGAAATAGGTGAAATTGACAACCTGAAAATAGCTTTAATCGGTGATTTGAAATATGGACGTACCGTTCATTCACTTTCAAATGCATTGGGATTATATAAAAACGTTACAATTTATCTTGTCTCACCTCCTGAGCTTAAAATGCCTCAGGAAGTCTTCCATGATATCAACAAAACAAATGTTAAATGGATTGAAACAGATTCAATTGAAAAAATTATTGATGATGTTGACGTGTTATACGTAACAAGAATTCAAAAAGAGCGTTTTGGTGATATAAACGATTATCTGAAAATAAAAGGTGCATATATCATTGACAAAAAGATGCTGGAAGGCAAAGACCTCATTGTAATGCACCCGTTGCCAAGAATAGATGAAATATCTACCGATGTGGACAACACCAAATACAATAAATATTTCACTCAGGCAGCCAATGCGGTGCCTGTAAGAATGGCAATATTAAAAACATTGATAAAAAACAACCCTAAATAG
- the cobJ gene encoding precorrin-3B C(17)-methyltransferase, whose amino-acid sequence MINVIGIGQNRENMTLGAVKAIEESDVIIGYKKYINQIDDLIVGKEIIKKGMGDEIARAEMAIQKSLDGQTVSLISSGDPGVFGMANVLYQIVSKYDNVEIKVYPGVSALNYASSKLGAPLHDFAAISLSNILTPLSEIEKKLRYALEANLIVAIYNPISKTRKEPFRRFKQCVLEIKGEDALIGIVDSTYEPAKETIVKVKDLTEDIVNMSCTLIVGNDLTYIQEGKLITPRGYVIRSKIHPLSQNHYEKFLNGEIAHGPNRECDYYPCHYEGQYCDFCYCPFYPCGDSSTGGEWIKGKDVWNCKDCMWLHEKESVEYLREPLEDILEEVEDLKTKKKTLLKLRRACLLKTNPKDL is encoded by the coding sequence ATGATTAATGTTATAGGTATTGGTCAAAATAGAGAAAATATGACTTTGGGAGCTGTTAAAGCTATAGAAGAGTCCGATGTAATTATTGGTTATAAAAAATATATTAACCAAATTGATGATTTAATAGTCGGTAAAGAGATTATTAAAAAAGGAATGGGCGATGAAATAGCTAGAGCTGAAATGGCAATTCAGAAAAGTTTAGACGGCCAGACCGTATCATTAATTAGTTCCGGAGATCCCGGCGTTTTTGGAATGGCAAATGTATTGTATCAGATTGTAAGCAAATATGACAATGTGGAAATCAAGGTTTATCCCGGCGTTTCTGCACTTAATTACGCTTCATCCAAACTTGGAGCGCCTCTGCATGATTTTGCTGCAATCAGTTTAAGTAACATTTTAACCCCTTTGTCTGAAATTGAAAAAAAATTAAGATATGCGCTTGAGGCCAATTTGATTGTAGCGATATATAATCCTATAAGCAAAACACGTAAAGAACCGTTCAGACGCTTTAAACAGTGTGTATTAGAGATTAAAGGAGAAGATGCATTAATTGGAATCGTTGACAGTACATATGAACCTGCAAAAGAGACAATTGTTAAAGTAAAGGATTTAACAGAAGACATTGTCAACATGTCATGCACATTAATTGTCGGCAATGACCTAACTTATATTCAGGAAGGAAAACTTATTACTCCAAGAGGCTATGTTATAAGGTCTAAAATTCATCCGTTGTCACAAAATCATTACGAAAAATTCTTGAATGGTGAAATCGCTCACGGACCTAATAGGGAATGCGATTATTATCCATGTCACTATGAAGGCCAATACTGTGATTTCTGTTATTGTCCATTTTATCCTTGCGGAGACTCTTCAACAGGCGGTGAATGGATTAAAGGCAAAGATGTTTGGAACTGTAAAGATTGCATGTGGTTACATGAAAAAGAAAGCGTTGAATATTTAAGAGAGCCTTTGGAAGATATTTTAGAAGAAGTTGAAGATTTAAAAACTAAGAAAAAGACTTTATTAAAACTAAGAAGAGCATGTTTGTTAAAAACTAATCCAAAAGATCTTTAG
- a CDS encoding DNA-directed DNA polymerase II small subunit: MSTNKILLKFAKKGINLSPEAYNIVVNAENPLDFASSLIVKLKGDKFTSKDLVSVSGETINELLGNTTKTDNTNQKTLTNDNAVDKSQEVKPEIKKPIKQTPQNVKPKKEIKPSTEQPKTVEQKEQPKTVKPTSIDNLKKESDKPEKYVNQTIVEASETVKDEKIKFKRNEQKINATYDFKIIQDMSKKSYTSGELENLIAYFKSRYEKLEKILSKRPELRNYTKIADIDDSMDSLSLIVMVREIRSSKNGHKIVEFEDDTGSMSILFSQNNEELFAEAEKLVRDEVIGVIANKSDDRHFGFGQQIINPGVLRVPDKEMDFGIVFLSDIHIGSLTFQEDAFLRFIDWINCDFGTEEQRRVAEDVKYLIIGGDIVDGIGVYPNQEQELAIKDITQQYNEAAKFLGNIRSDIKIIIAPGNHDASRVAEPQPAVPEEYAKALYELDNVEFISNPGVVSLDGINVLIYHGRSFDDLVMAVKEFTYEKSDLLMEELLQKRHLAPIYGERTPLASELEDYLVIEEVPDILHTGHIHVNSYRKFNGIHLINSGTFQTQTSFQKIHNIEPTPAEVPVIHKGKYKHFKFL, from the coding sequence ATGTCAACTAATAAAATTCTATTAAAATTTGCAAAGAAAGGAATAAACCTATCACCAGAAGCTTATAATATTGTTGTTAATGCTGAAAATCCTTTAGATTTTGCATCTTCATTAATAGTTAAGTTAAAAGGTGATAAGTTTACATCAAAAGATTTAGTATCTGTAAGCGGTGAAACTATCAATGAACTTTTAGGAAATACTACAAAAACTGACAATACAAATCAAAAAACATTGACAAACGATAATGCAGTTGATAAATCTCAAGAAGTTAAACCGGAGATTAAAAAACCTATAAAACAAACACCACAAAACGTTAAACCAAAAAAAGAAATAAAACCTTCAACTGAACAACCAAAGACCGTTGAACAAAAAGAACAACCGAAAACAGTTAAACCAACATCAATTGATAATCTTAAAAAAGAAAGTGACAAACCTGAAAAATATGTTAATCAAACTATTGTAGAGGCTAGTGAAACAGTTAAAGATGAAAAAATCAAATTTAAAAGAAATGAGCAAAAAATCAATGCAACATATGACTTTAAGATTATCCAGGATATGAGTAAGAAATCATACACCAGCGGAGAGCTTGAAAACCTTATTGCTTACTTTAAAAGCAGATATGAAAAATTGGAAAAGATTCTATCCAAAAGGCCTGAGCTTAGAAATTATACAAAAATCGCCGATATCGATGATTCTATGGACAGTTTAAGTCTGATTGTAATGGTTCGTGAAATAAGATCAAGTAAAAATGGTCATAAGATTGTCGAGTTTGAAGACGATACAGGAAGCATGTCCATTTTATTTTCACAAAATAATGAAGAGCTCTTTGCAGAAGCCGAAAAGCTTGTCAGAGATGAAGTTATAGGAGTTATCGCTAACAAGAGTGATGACAGACACTTCGGATTTGGTCAGCAGATCATAAATCCTGGTGTTTTAAGGGTTCCGGATAAAGAAATGGACTTTGGTATTGTATTCCTATCAGATATTCACATTGGAAGTCTTACATTCCAGGAAGATGCATTCCTAAGATTTATTGACTGGATTAATTGTGATTTCGGTACCGAAGAACAGAGAAGAGTAGCTGAAGACGTTAAATATCTCATTATCGGTGGAGATATTGTAGACGGTATCGGAGTTTATCCAAATCAGGAACAGGAACTTGCTATTAAAGACATTACACAGCAGTATAATGAAGCAGCTAAATTTTTAGGAAATATCAGAAGCGATATTAAAATTATCATTGCTCCTGGAAACCACGACGCATCAAGAGTTGCAGAACCGCAGCCAGCTGTTCCTGAAGAATATGCTAAGGCATTGTATGAACTGGATAATGTTGAATTCATTTCCAATCCTGGTGTAGTATCATTAGATGGAATCAACGTTTTAATTTATCACGGACGTAGTTTTGACGATCTTGTTATGGCTGTTAAGGAATTTACATACGAAAAAAGTGATCTTTTAATGGAAGAACTTCTCCAAAAAAGACATCTTGCACCTATATATGGTGAAAGAACACCGTTAGCATCAGAACTTGAAGATTATCTTGTTATCGAGGAAGTGCCTGATATTCTTCATACAGGACATATTCACGTTAACTCATACAGAAAATTCAATGGAATTCATTTAATCAATTCAGGAACTTTTCAGACTCAGACAAGCTTTCAGAAGATTCACAATATTGAACCGACTCCTGCTGAAGTTCCGGTTATTCATAAAGGAAAATATAAGCATTTCAAATTCTTATAG
- a CDS encoding magnesium transporter — translation MREKQKKIRSSLSTSAFADFYNEHKSIIKEGLIALLICAIGDLCAGVILGRMTFFLETFPGLLVIVPGAIGMRGNIFGSFASRLSTNLHIGLISPQFEFSKDLNHNIFSSFVLTLVLSIFLGIVGKIFCMLMHSPSMELIDFILICTIAGLISNVIMLPITMFVSFKSFEHGWDPDNITSPIIAAFGDLFTLPAIILSTYVLVALNFNFIVKDIVLVIMLIAVLVSFIYCYRLSYETKTILKQSTPILLLCSFLGGSAGGILNSSVETLLTNPSLLTLIPLFSGESGSLISILGARLSSGLHSGLVEPFKRPQGEAVHNFIISYILAIMIFPVIGILAEVSSVLFKVAGVGFDKIIEISTLSGIILVTVMVFVVYYISTISYNNNLDPDNIVIPISTSVTDSISSLILISVSLLLLGVLI, via the coding sequence GTGAGAGAAAAACAGAAGAAGATTCGCAGTTCACTATCTACTTCAGCGTTCGCTGATTTTTATAATGAACATAAATCCATTATAAAAGAAGGATTGATCGCCCTTTTAATCTGTGCTATAGGAGATTTGTGCGCAGGTGTAATCTTAGGCAGAATGACCTTTTTCCTTGAAACATTTCCTGGCCTTTTAGTTATTGTTCCGGGAGCTATCGGTATGAGGGGAAATATTTTCGGTTCATTCGCTTCAAGACTTTCAACTAACCTGCACATAGGTTTAATATCTCCCCAGTTCGAATTTTCAAAAGATTTAAATCATAATATATTTTCCTCTTTTGTTTTAACATTGGTTTTATCCATCTTTTTAGGAATTGTTGGAAAAATATTCTGCATGCTTATGCATTCACCTTCAATGGAACTGATTGATTTTATACTGATTTGTACAATTGCAGGTCTGATTTCAAATGTGATTATGCTTCCGATTACCATGTTCGTTTCATTTAAAAGCTTTGAACATGGATGGGACCCGGACAATATTACAAGTCCGATTATTGCAGCTTTCGGTGATCTGTTTACATTACCGGCTATAATATTATCAACCTATGTTTTAGTGGCTTTGAATTTTAATTTTATTGTAAAGGATATTGTTCTTGTAATAATGCTAATCGCCGTTTTAGTCAGTTTCATATACTGCTACAGACTGTCTTATGAGACAAAAACCATACTGAAGCAGTCTACTCCGATTCTGCTTTTATGTTCCTTTTTAGGAGGTTCAGCAGGTGGAATCCTGAACAGTTCAGTTGAAACATTGCTGACAAATCCTAGTTTACTTACATTAATCCCGCTATTTTCAGGAGAAAGCGGCAGTCTGATAAGTATTTTAGGTGCCAGATTATCTTCAGGACTTCACTCCGGTCTGGTGGAACCGTTTAAAAGACCGCAAGGTGAAGCAGTACATAATTTCATTATATCCTATATTTTAGCAATAATGATTTTCCCTGTAATTGGTATTCTAGCAGAAGTGTCTTCAGTATTATTTAAGGTGGCTGGGGTAGGCTTTGATAAGATTATTGAAATCAGTACATTATCAGGGATTATTTTAGTAACTGTTATGGTATTTGTTGTCTATTACATATCAACAATATCATATAACAATAATCTGGACCCTGATAATATTGTAATACCAATTTCAACAAGTGTTACTGATTCCATTTCAAGCCTGATTCTGATATCAGTTTCATTACTGCTTTTAGGCGTACTTATTTAG